The Mycolicibacterium mageritense genome contains a region encoding:
- a CDS encoding peptide deformylase — protein MAVVPIRIVGDPVLHTPTEPVPVGADGSLPDDLPELIQTMYDTMDAANGVGLAANQIGVAKRLFVYDCAETRGRSVRHRGVVINPVLETSEVPETMPDPDDDEEGCLSVPGENFPTGRADWARVTGLDADGSPVTLEGTDLFARMLQHETGHLDGFLYIDKLVGRHARAAKRAVKRNGWGVPGLSWTPGEVPDPFGH, from the coding sequence ATGGCCGTCGTACCCATTCGCATCGTCGGAGATCCCGTTCTGCACACGCCGACCGAGCCGGTTCCCGTCGGCGCGGACGGTTCGCTGCCGGACGACCTGCCGGAGCTCATCCAGACCATGTACGACACGATGGATGCCGCCAACGGGGTTGGCCTGGCCGCCAACCAGATCGGTGTCGCCAAGCGGTTGTTCGTCTACGACTGCGCCGAGACACGCGGCCGTTCGGTGCGCCACCGGGGCGTGGTCATCAATCCGGTGCTCGAGACTTCCGAAGTTCCCGAGACCATGCCCGACCCCGACGACGACGAAGAGGGTTGCCTGTCGGTGCCGGGTGAGAACTTCCCGACCGGTCGGGCCGACTGGGCCCGCGTGACAGGTCTTGACGCCGACGGCTCCCCCGTCACCCTCGAGGGCACCGATCTGTTTGCCCGGATGCTGCAGCACGAGACCGGGCATCTCGACGGCTTCCTCTACATCGACAAGCTGGTGGGCCGGCATGCCCGCGCCGCCAAGCGCGCCGTGAAGCGCAACGGCTGGGGTGTGCCCGGCTTGAGCTGGACACCCGGCGAGGTTCCCGATCCGTTCGGGCACTGA
- a CDS encoding endo alpha-1,4 polygalactosaminidase produces the protein MLRGWHGRLVPILILALLSAVGCAAAPEPGSSTESTSSSGPWWQPTGKPTWQWQLDDEPVDTAVQAEVFDIDLFDNSAAVVDSLHARGSRVICYFTAGSWEPYRPDSAAFDADLLGGPVQGWPDERWLDIRRIDKLRPLLAARLDMCRDKGFDGAEPDWADNHLQDTGFDIGAEDQLRFNRMLADLAHERGLAIGLKNDLDQAAVLAELFDYSVVEQCIEFDECAALEPFTDRKKPVFSAEYHVTRDVACPQAESLGLATILKRVELDAWRETC, from the coding sequence ATGCTCCGTGGCTGGCACGGACGGCTCGTGCCGATCCTGATTCTTGCCCTGCTGAGCGCAGTGGGGTGCGCCGCGGCACCCGAACCGGGCAGCTCAACCGAATCGACGAGCTCAAGCGGCCCGTGGTGGCAGCCGACGGGTAAGCCCACCTGGCAATGGCAGCTGGACGACGAGCCGGTCGACACGGCGGTGCAGGCAGAGGTCTTCGACATCGACCTGTTCGACAACTCGGCGGCCGTGGTGGATTCCCTGCACGCCCGCGGGAGCCGCGTGATCTGTTACTTCACCGCGGGGTCGTGGGAGCCGTACCGCCCGGACAGCGCAGCGTTCGACGCCGATCTGCTGGGTGGCCCGGTCCAAGGCTGGCCCGACGAACGGTGGCTCGACATCCGCCGAATCGACAAGCTGCGCCCGCTCCTGGCCGCGCGTCTGGACATGTGCCGGGACAAGGGTTTTGACGGCGCCGAGCCAGATTGGGCAGACAACCATCTACAGGACACCGGTTTCGACATCGGCGCAGAAGACCAGTTGCGCTTCAACCGCATGCTGGCCGATCTGGCCCATGAGCGGGGACTGGCCATCGGGCTCAAGAACGACCTCGACCAGGCCGCGGTGCTGGCCGAGCTGTTCGACTACTCGGTCGTCGAGCAGTGCATCGAATTCGACGAGTGCGCGGCGCTGGAACCGTTCACCGATCGCAAAAAGCCGGTGTTCAGCGCGGAGTACCACGTGACACGCGACGTCGCGTGTCCGCAGGCGGAGAGCCTTGGGCTGGCCACGATTCTCAAGCGTGTCGAGCTCGACGCGTGGCGGGAGACCTGCTGA
- a CDS encoding glutamate--cysteine ligase, which translates to MSSAQADSRIDFAGSPRPTVGVEWEFALVDADTRDLSNEAAEVIAELGENPHVHKELLRNTIELVTGICDNTGEAMDDLRSTLGTVRKIVHDRGMELFCAGTHPFAKWSAQQLTDAPRYAELIKRTQWWGRQMLIWGVHVHVGVSSAHKVMPIISSLLNQYPHLLALSASSPFWEGEDTGYASNRAMMFQQLPTAGLPFQFQAWPEFEGFVHDQKKTGIIDHLNEIRWDIRPSPHLGTVEVRIFDGVSNVRELGALVALTHCLIVDLDRRLDAGELLPTMPPWHVQENKWRAARYGLDAVIILDSDSNERLVTEDLDDLLNHLEPVARSLNCADELAAVSDIYHNGASYQRQRRVAEESDGDLREVVDALIGELEL; encoded by the coding sequence GTGTCATCGGCGCAGGCTGACAGCCGCATCGATTTCGCCGGGTCGCCCCGGCCCACTGTCGGCGTCGAGTGGGAGTTCGCTCTCGTCGACGCCGACACGCGTGATCTGAGCAACGAGGCCGCCGAGGTGATCGCCGAACTCGGCGAGAACCCGCACGTGCACAAGGAGCTGCTGCGCAACACCATCGAACTCGTCACCGGAATCTGCGACAACACCGGTGAGGCGATGGACGACCTGCGCAGCACGCTCGGCACGGTGCGCAAGATCGTGCACGACCGCGGCATGGAGCTGTTCTGTGCCGGCACCCATCCGTTCGCGAAGTGGTCGGCCCAGCAGCTGACGGACGCCCCGCGGTACGCCGAGCTGATCAAGCGGACCCAGTGGTGGGGCAGGCAGATGCTGATCTGGGGCGTGCACGTGCACGTCGGGGTCTCCTCGGCGCACAAGGTGATGCCGATCATCTCGTCGCTGCTCAATCAATACCCTCACCTGCTGGCGCTGTCGGCGTCGTCGCCGTTCTGGGAGGGCGAGGACACCGGGTACGCCAGCAACCGGGCGATGATGTTCCAGCAACTGCCGACCGCGGGCCTGCCGTTCCAATTCCAGGCCTGGCCGGAATTCGAAGGCTTTGTGCACGACCAGAAGAAGACCGGCATCATCGACCATCTCAACGAGATCCGTTGGGACATCCGGCCCTCGCCGCACCTCGGCACGGTGGAGGTCCGCATCTTCGACGGAGTTTCCAACGTCCGCGAGCTCGGTGCGCTGGTGGCGTTGACGCACTGCCTTATCGTCGACCTCGACCGCAGGCTCGACGCGGGCGAGCTGCTGCCCACCATGCCGCCGTGGCATGTGCAGGAAAACAAGTGGCGCGCTGCACGTTACGGGCTCGACGCGGTGATCATCCTCGACTCCGACAGCAATGAGCGGTTGGTCACCGAGGATCTCGACGATCTGCTCAACCACCTGGAGCCAGTCGCCCGGTCATTGAATTGCGCCGACGAGCTGGCCGCGGTGTCCGAC
- a CDS encoding N-acetylglutamate synthase, CG3035 family: MDMPAVGSRVSLRYRLPPGSGKPLTDVVGHVEQVDPAVLVRTKSGELVTVAQADVVSVRELSHAPVRASEIRALEHAAALAWPGTEQRWLGGWFARAGHGVTSRANSALPLDVSAQVADLTAVVEWYRECGLPAWLALPERLVPIRAEGIKPARVMVRDLAGAAAPVPDVTLAPHPDAAWLRIYEREVPVDVLTAVIDGELTFASTGYAVGRGAVTTAPDGARWLGISSVRVDPAHRRQGQARAVCDALVSWGAETGAERAYIQVEVDNHAAIALYTALGFRLHHQTRYVLADDILAPARNL; the protein is encoded by the coding sequence ATGGACATGCCCGCGGTGGGCAGCCGGGTCAGCCTGCGCTATCGCCTGCCACCCGGGTCGGGCAAGCCGCTCACCGACGTCGTCGGGCACGTCGAGCAGGTTGATCCCGCCGTGCTGGTGCGGACCAAATCCGGCGAGCTCGTCACGGTCGCGCAGGCTGACGTCGTGAGTGTGCGCGAGTTGTCGCATGCCCCGGTCCGGGCATCGGAGATCCGCGCGCTCGAACACGCGGCCGCGCTGGCGTGGCCCGGCACCGAGCAGCGGTGGCTCGGCGGTTGGTTCGCGCGCGCCGGCCACGGAGTCACCAGCAGGGCGAACTCGGCTCTGCCACTTGATGTTTCGGCGCAGGTCGCCGATCTGACCGCGGTCGTCGAGTGGTACCGCGAATGCGGGCTGCCCGCATGGCTCGCGTTACCCGAACGGCTGGTCCCGATCCGGGCCGAGGGCATCAAACCGGCCCGGGTCATGGTGCGGGATCTCGCCGGCGCCGCTGCACCGGTGCCAGACGTCACGCTGGCGCCGCACCCGGATGCGGCCTGGCTGCGGATATATGAGCGCGAGGTGCCTGTCGATGTGTTGACCGCGGTGATCGACGGCGAGTTGACGTTCGCATCGACTGGGTACGCCGTCGGCCGGGGCGCGGTGACGACCGCACCGGACGGCGCCCGCTGGCTGGGCATCTCCTCGGTCCGCGTCGACCCGGCGCATCGCAGGCAGGGCCAGGCCCGCGCGGTGTGCGACGCCCTGGTGAGCTGGGGTGCCGAAACGGGCGCCGAGCGCGCCTACATCCAGGTCGAGGTCGACAACCATGCGGCCATCGCGCTGTACACCGCGCTGGGCTTCCGTCTGCACCACCAGACGCGCTACGTCCTGGCCGACGACATCCTCGCGCCCGCCCGTAACCTCTAA
- the sodC gene encoding superoxide dismutase[Cu-Zn] — protein sequence MLKPVSVAVLFAAPVVALSACSPPGEQASSQPGTTPAIWTGSTSPSAAPGEHGSAPGAEGAAGETLTADLKTADGTSVATAEIQFADGFATVTVETTAPGKLTPGFHGLHIHSVGKCEANSVAPTGGAPGDFNSAGGHFQVAGHTGHPSSGDLSSLQIRQDGSGKLVTTTDAFTAEDLQSGAKTAIIIHEKADNFANIPPEKYQQVNGTPGPDQATMATGDAGGRVACGVIGAG from the coding sequence ATGCTGAAGCCTGTCAGTGTCGCCGTCCTTTTTGCAGCCCCTGTCGTCGCGTTGAGCGCCTGCAGCCCGCCCGGTGAGCAGGCGTCCAGTCAGCCCGGCACCACGCCGGCCATCTGGACCGGCTCCACGTCGCCGTCGGCCGCGCCCGGCGAGCACGGCAGCGCCCCGGGTGCCGAAGGTGCCGCAGGCGAGACACTGACCGCCGACCTCAAGACCGCTGACGGGACGTCGGTCGCCACCGCAGAGATCCAGTTCGCCGACGGCTTCGCCACGGTCACCGTCGAGACCACCGCACCGGGCAAGCTGACTCCGGGTTTCCATGGCCTGCACATCCACTCGGTCGGCAAGTGCGAGGCCAACTCGGTGGCCCCCACGGGCGGTGCCCCGGGCGACTTCAACTCGGCCGGCGGGCACTTCCAGGTCGCCGGGCACACCGGCCACCCGTCGAGCGGTGACCTGAGCTCGCTGCAGATCCGCCAGGACGGGTCGGGCAAGCTGGTGACCACCACCGACGCGTTCACCGCAGAAGATCTGCAGTCCGGCGCCAAGACCGCCATCATCATCCACGAGAAGGCGGACAACTTCGCCAACATCCCGCCGGAGAAGTACCAGCAGGTCAACGGCACCCCTGGCCCCGATCAGGCGACGATGGCCACCGGCGACGCGGGCGGCCGGGTGGCGTGCGGTGTCATCGGCGCAGGCTGA
- a CDS encoding exodeoxyribonuclease III, with protein sequence MRLATWNVNSIRTRVDRVTDWLSRADVDVLAMQETKCTDEQFPTMPFAALGYEVAHVGFNQWNGVAIASRVGLDDVQIGFDNQPGWEAVAEARAIAATCGGVRVWSLYIPNGRTVGSPHYAYKLDWLAALRDNAQKWLADDPAAQIALVGDWNIAPTDEDVWDVEFFKGSTHVTELERTAFTSIVEAQFTDVVRPFTPGPGVYTYWDYTQLRFPKKQGMRIDFILGSPAFAGRVNHAEIVREERKGKQPSDHAPVLVELG encoded by the coding sequence ATGCGCCTGGCCACCTGGAACGTCAATTCGATCCGCACCCGCGTCGACCGGGTCACCGATTGGCTCTCCCGCGCCGACGTCGACGTGCTCGCGATGCAGGAGACCAAGTGCACCGACGAGCAGTTCCCCACCATGCCGTTCGCCGCGTTGGGCTACGAGGTCGCCCACGTCGGCTTCAACCAGTGGAACGGCGTGGCGATCGCGTCCCGGGTCGGCCTGGACGATGTGCAGATCGGGTTCGACAACCAGCCCGGCTGGGAGGCCGTGGCCGAAGCCCGGGCGATCGCCGCGACATGCGGCGGCGTTCGGGTCTGGAGTCTCTACATCCCGAACGGCCGCACGGTCGGCTCGCCGCACTATGCCTACAAGCTGGATTGGCTTGCCGCGCTTCGCGACAACGCCCAGAAATGGCTGGCCGACGATCCCGCGGCGCAGATCGCGCTGGTGGGCGACTGGAACATCGCACCCACCGACGAGGACGTCTGGGACGTAGAGTTCTTCAAGGGATCCACGCACGTCACAGAACTGGAGCGCACCGCGTTCACATCGATCGTCGAAGCCCAATTCACCGATGTGGTACGGCCTTTCACGCCAGGCCCGGGTGTCTACACCTACTGGGATTACACGCAGCTGCGGTTCCCCAAGAAGCAGGGCATGCGGATCGACTTCATCCTCGGCTCCCCCGCGTTCGCCGGGCGGGTCAACCACGCCGAGATCGTGCGCGAGGAGCGTAAGGGCAAGCAGCCCAGCGATCACGCCCCGGTGCTGGTGGAGCTCGGCTGA
- a CDS encoding DUF7715 family protein encodes MKILVATGHTQGYAPTDYHYCIQGELVWIQEPCSRDHDDPDGPCGCGRGFAGAASHRATTTAEVVESELTRDDVVQAFQTSLADGGWPVEWAEEVADDNLRIAQYFPDGSVITRRLDGFVLRAVTLGRG; translated from the coding sequence ATGAAAATTCTTGTGGCAACCGGGCACACGCAGGGCTACGCGCCGACGGACTACCACTACTGCATCCAGGGCGAATTGGTGTGGATCCAGGAGCCCTGCTCGCGGGACCACGACGATCCTGACGGGCCGTGCGGCTGCGGTCGTGGGTTCGCCGGCGCCGCATCGCATCGAGCCACCACCACCGCAGAGGTGGTGGAGTCCGAACTGACCCGCGACGACGTCGTCCAGGCATTTCAGACCAGTCTGGCCGACGGCGGCTGGCCCGTCGAATGGGCAGAGGAGGTCGCCGACGACAACCTGCGGATCGCTCAGTACTTCCCGGACGGATCCGTGATCACCCGTCGTCTCGATGGGTTCGTGCTGCGCGCCGTCACGTTGGGCCGCGGCTGA
- a CDS encoding LytR C-terminal domain-containing protein, with translation MNQRESSGLPLRAMVMVLLFLGVVFLLVGFQALGSDDDSSGDDSTVATAVTTTTTAKSSAKPAPAAAKPVVRVYNISDVAGAAEGTANRLREAQWDVTETGNLTLEGVTGTTVYFGGAEGEREAAEEVGKVLQAPVEPRLPELAEQPPGVIVVVTG, from the coding sequence ATGAATCAGAGAGAATCCTCCGGGCTGCCCCTGCGCGCCATGGTGATGGTGCTGTTGTTTCTCGGGGTGGTTTTCCTGTTGGTCGGATTCCAGGCGCTCGGATCCGACGACGACTCCTCGGGTGACGATTCGACGGTGGCCACCGCCGTCACGACCACCACGACGGCCAAATCTTCGGCCAAGCCGGCGCCTGCCGCGGCCAAGCCCGTCGTGCGGGTCTACAACATCTCAGACGTGGCCGGTGCCGCGGAAGGCACGGCCAACCGGCTGCGTGAAGCGCAATGGGATGTCACCGAGACGGGAAACCTCACGCTGGAGGGTGTTACGGGCACCACGGTGTACTTCGGTGGCGCCGAAGGCGAGCGCGAAGCCGCCGAAGAAGTGGGAAAGGTGCTGCAAGCTCCGGTCGAACCGAGACTGCCCGAACTTGCCGAGCAACCACCAGGCGTGATCGTGGTAGTCACCGGCTAG
- a CDS encoding DUF3263 domain-containing protein, with protein sequence MDGAMARTERSGDDSDLTDGLTRREHDILAFERQWWKYAGSKEDAIKELFSMSATRYYQVLNALVDRPEALAADPMLVKRLRRLRASRQKARAARRLGFDVT encoded by the coding sequence ATGGACGGCGCCATGGCGCGGACTGAGCGATCCGGGGACGACTCTGATCTCACCGACGGGCTCACCCGCCGCGAACACGATATTTTGGCGTTCGAGCGCCAATGGTGGAAGTACGCGGGCAGCAAGGAAGACGCGATCAAAGAGCTGTTCTCGATGTCGGCAACGCGGTACTACCAGGTTCTCAATGCATTGGTAGACCGCCCGGAAGCACTGGCGGCCGACCCCATGCTGGTCAAGCGGCTACGTCGGCTGCGGGCCAGTAGGCAGAAGGCGCGCGCGGCGCGCCGCCTTGGGTTCGACGTCACATAA